A window of Perognathus longimembris pacificus isolate PPM17 chromosome 6, ASM2315922v1, whole genome shotgun sequence contains these coding sequences:
- the LOC125352267 gene encoding cytochrome c, somatic-like — translation MGDVEKGKTIFVQKYAQWHSIEKGGKHKTGPTLHGLFGWKTGQAAGFTYAYAHKNKGITWGEDTLMEYLENPRKYIPGTKMIFTSIK, via the coding sequence ATGGGTGATGTTGAGAAAGGCAAGACGATTTTTGTTCAAAAGTATGCCCAGTGGCACAGCATTGAAAAGGGAGGCAAGCACAAGACCGGGCCTACTCTCCATGGTCTGTTTGGTTGGAAAACAGGTCAAGCAGCTGGATTCACTTATGCATATGCCCACAAGAACAAAGGCATCACCTGGGGAGAGGATACACTGATGGAGTACTTGGAGAATCCCAGAAAGTACATCCCAGGAACAAAAATGATCTTCACTAGCATTaagtag